TGTTACGGGGTTTGTGACCATTCTCCATGCCGTTGAAAATCAGACGGTTGATGTGGTGCTGGCGCTTTTGCTGATTATAGGCGGTGTGATTGGGGCGCAATTTGGAGTGCGTGCAGGGGAGAAACTTCGGGGGGATCAATTACGCGGTCTTTTAGCTTTGGTGGTGCTAGGTGTTTGTGCGCGGTTTGTTTATGATTTAACGGTTGAACCGGTGAGCCTTTATTCCATTGCGCCCTTTATGGGGGGTAATCAATAATGTTGTTGGTGAGGTGTGGCCTTTTTGCGACGGTTCTTTTTATATCTTTGGCGATGGCCGGGGGAGGGGGTGTCCGGGGGCAGGGACTGGTAACGGATTTATCTGAACGTTTGATTTCCGTTTATCCTAGTTTTTCGGGTGCCGAGATTTTGATTTTTGGGGCTGTTGAGGCACCTCTTGGAGATGTAGTGCGGGAGGGGGGTGATTTTTCATGGGGTGCCATGGCAGAACGCGATATAGTGATTGTGGTGCGGGGACCTCAAAAACCGGTGATTGTGCGCCGTAAATCTCTTTTTGCAGGCATCTGGGTCAATACGGATTCTGTCGTTTTTGATAAGATTCCCGGCTATTATGCCGTGATGAGTACAAGACCTCTGGAGGCCATAGCCTCGCCTGTCGCTCTGCAACGTTATGCTATCGGTATGAATCATTTGCCTTTGGACTCCGGTGCTCTTTTACCGGAACGCAATACAGAAAACCCCAATAGCGAAAACTTAAGGCCGTGGACGAACGCTATTGTTCAAAGCAACAAAGAGCAGGGGTTGTACACAGAGACCTCCGGCAACATCACTCTTCTGGGTAATACTGTGTTTCATGCAACGCTCAACCTGCCGGCCAATGTGCCGGTCGGCAATTATGTAACAGAGGTTTATATGCTCCGTGATGGGGTTGTGGTGGATGCGCAAAGCTCACCCCTTTATGTGAGCAAGGCCGGTTTTGAGCGTGCCATTTTTCGTCTGGCGTATCAATGGCCTTTACTCTACGGCATCGGTGCTGTTCTTATAGCATTGGTAGCAGGGTGGTTGGCCTCTGTCGTGTTTAATCGTCCATAGTTATTTAGAACATAATTGTTTAGAAAAAAGACGCCGCCATGGAAGAAATATTTATTGCCCATATCATTGCTACCGGGGGTGGACTTATCAGCTTTCTCTCTCCGTGTGTGTTGCCTTTGGCTCCCGCGTATTTGTGTTTTGTAGCCGGAATATCGCTGGAGGACATGGATCTGATGGAAAAGGGGGAAAGGGCAGAGGAGGCAAAACTCCGGTTAGATGTGGTGGTGAGCGCTGTTTTTTTTGTGCTCGGGTTTTCAACAATATTTATAGCCTTAGGGGCTACGGCAGCGGCGATGAATCCTTTGATTTTGGAGCACAAAATCTGGCTGGAGAAAGTAGCCGGTGGCGTTATAATTTTGTTTGGGTTGCACATGATGGGTTTGTTGCGGATTGGATTTTTGAATCGCGACATTCGCTTTAATCAACCTTCCGTTAATCTTGCCGATAAACAAGAAAAACAGAGTCTCATGCATATGGGGAGTGCCTATGTTTTGGGGCTGGCGTTTGCGTTTGGGTGGACACCCTGTATAGGCCCCATTCTGGCAACGGTTTTAACGGTCGCCGCCGGTCAGGATAGTTTGGGTGAGGGGGTTTCTTTGTTGACGGCATATTCTTTCGGGCTCGGCTTGCCTTTTATTGCGGCAGCGCTGGGCATTAGCAAATTGTTGCATTTTTCCCGCCAATTTCGTCCATATTTACGAACGCTGGAGATTGTAACCGGCGGTCTTTTAGCGGTAACGGGACTTTTGATTGCTACCGGTCTGCTGGAGCGGTTGGCGTGGGCGCTGATTGAGTATTTTCCTGTTTTGGGAAACATAGGATAGTATGAACTCAGTAGATGCACAGAGTGATAAAAAATGACTTCTATGTTTCGGAATGACCTCCTAAAGGGCAAACGTATTCTGGTGACCGGTGGCGGTACGGGTCTTGGCCGCGAGATGGCGGAAGACTATTTACGACTGGGGGCAACGGTTTACATCTGCGGGCGGCGTCAGCAGATTCTGGATGACACGGCGGCGGAACTCATAGGGCGTCACGGAGGTGAGGTGAAAACCCATGCTGTCGATATTCGGGTTGCGGGCGCTGTAGATGATATGATTGAAACTATCTGGAATGACGGTGGCCCTCTTACGGGGTTGGTCAATAATGCGGCAGGAAATTTTATCAGCCGGACGGAAGATTTAAGCCCGCGGGGGTTTGATGCTATCGCCAACATTGTTTTTCATGGGTCGTTTTATGTCACCCATGGGTGTGGTACACGCTGGATCAGAGATGGTGTGGGGGGTAGCGTTATCTCTATTCTGACGACGTGGGTATGGACAGGTGGTCCGTTTACAGTGCCGTCTGCCATGTCCAAGTCTGCTCTTAATATTATGACGAAATCTTTATCTGCCGAGTGGGGGCGTTATGGTATTCGGCTGAATGCTATAGCGCCCGGGCCGTTCCCCACCAAGGGGGCCTGGGAGCGGTTGTCTCCGGGTCAGGCGACAGATGGTAGCGATACTGCCACGCGGGATATTCCGCTTGGCCGTGTCGGGGAGATGGAGGAGTTGCGCAATCTTGCTACGTTCTTAATGGCAGACGGGTGTGACTACCTAACCGGCCAGACTATCGCCATTGACGGTGGAGGTCATTTGATTAACAGCGGTAGTTTTTCACGGCTGTCCGGTCTGAGTGATGAGGACTGGACTAATATCCGCGAGACCATTCGTGAAACCAACGAAAAAGACAAAGCTAAACGCAGCGTTTGATCGTCTTTTTGTTTGCTTAAAGGTCAACATACTCCCTATTTATTGAGAGAGTGAACGGCTATCTGAACGTTTGCCACAATATCCGGACCGGCTTTAGCAGGCGAACCGGCATCAAAAGGCGGCTCGGGATCGTATTCAATAGAGAGTTGAATGGTCTTGGCTATTTCTTCATTTGTTAGTCTGGCGGCTAACAGAAGGGCCATATCGATACCAGCAGAAACACCGGCGGCGGTAATAAGACGTTCGTGTTCTACAACCCGGCGCTCCGTGTAACGTGCACCAAACTGCTCAAGTTGTTCGCGGCTGTTCCAGTGAGTCGTAGCTTCAAGCCCCTGCAATAACCCCGCCGCAGCCAGGAGCAGACTGCCCGTACATACCGAGGTAGTATAGCGGGTCGTTTGGTGGAGTGCCGCAAGCCGTGCAAGCAGAGTTTTATCTTTCACCAGAGGACGCACACCAAAGCCACCCGGGATAAGCAACACGTCAACGTCCTCAAGGTTTTGGATATCTGTGTGGGGCGTTAGGGTTACACCAGATATGGATGTGATAATTGGACTCATCGAAGGTGCAAACAGGATAATTTCCGCCTTCGGTAACCGCGAGAGAACCTCCAGAGGTCCAAGCAGATCTAAAACTGTAATATCGTCAAAA
Above is a window of Parvularculales bacterium DNA encoding:
- a CDS encoding TIGR02186 family protein; its protein translation is MLLVRCGLFATVLFISLAMAGGGGVRGQGLVTDLSERLISVYPSFSGAEILIFGAVEAPLGDVVREGGDFSWGAMAERDIVIVVRGPQKPVIVRRKSLFAGIWVNTDSVVFDKIPGYYAVMSTRPLEAIASPVALQRYAIGMNHLPLDSGALLPERNTENPNSENLRPWTNAIVQSNKEQGLYTETSGNITLLGNTVFHATLNLPANVPVGNYVTEVYMLRDGVVVDAQSSPLYVSKAGFERAIFRLAYQWPLLYGIGAVLIALVAGWLASVVFNRP
- a CDS encoding cytochrome c biogenesis protein CcdA gives rise to the protein MEEIFIAHIIATGGGLISFLSPCVLPLAPAYLCFVAGISLEDMDLMEKGERAEEAKLRLDVVVSAVFFVLGFSTIFIALGATAAAMNPLILEHKIWLEKVAGGVIILFGLHMMGLLRIGFLNRDIRFNQPSVNLADKQEKQSLMHMGSAYVLGLAFAFGWTPCIGPILATVLTVAAGQDSLGEGVSLLTAYSFGLGLPFIAAALGISKLLHFSRQFRPYLRTLEIVTGGLLAVTGLLIATGLLERLAWALIEYFPVLGNIG
- a CDS encoding SDR family oxidoreductase, encoding MTSMFRNDLLKGKRILVTGGGTGLGREMAEDYLRLGATVYICGRRQQILDDTAAELIGRHGGEVKTHAVDIRVAGAVDDMIETIWNDGGPLTGLVNNAAGNFISRTEDLSPRGFDAIANIVFHGSFYVTHGCGTRWIRDGVGGSVISILTTWVWTGGPFTVPSAMSKSALNIMTKSLSAEWGRYGIRLNAIAPGPFPTKGAWERLSPGQATDGSDTATRDIPLGRVGEMEELRNLATFLMADGCDYLTGQTIAIDGGGHLINSGSFSRLSGLSDEDWTNIRETIRETNEKDKAKRSV
- a CDS encoding DJ-1/PfpI family protein, giving the protein MRLACLIFDDITVLDLLGPLEVLSRLPKAEIILFAPSMSPIITSISGVTLTPHTDIQNLEDVDVLLIPGGFGVRPLVKDKTLLARLAALHQTTRYTTSVCTGSLLLAAAGLLQGLEATTHWNSREQLEQFGARYTERRVVEHERLITAAGVSAGIDMALLLAARLTNEEIAKTIQLSIEYDPEPPFDAGSPAKAGPDIVANVQIAVHSLNK